TTTTTAAATAGTGTTTTCACTTTTTTCCTTTTTGTTTATTTATTCTATCTCAAATAAATGTGTATTTTATAAATTAAACATAAATATTCTTTGAATAAAGCCCAAAATACAGTACTTTATTTAATAAACATAATTTTAAGATTATTTTTAGGATATATTGCTTTTAATAGAATATAATTACATACTAAATAATATAATTTATCTAATTTAATAATAGAGTTAATATGTATCAAATCAGTAACAAAATATATTGTCCAAAAGATATTATGCAGTTAGAACTGCCAACTAAGCTTTTGCCAAATCCTTATTATGAGTATCCTTTTTTAGTTATAAAAGATTTCTTTTCAAAAGAGAATTTAGAACAATTAAATGAAATTCTAAGAGTTGATGATGATGTCGAACAAGCAAAAGTTAGAAAAAAAGATATCAATATAATAAATAGAAAAATTGATAAGAGTATTAGAGAAACAAAAATTCATAAACTACCAAAAGAGTATATAAATCTTTATAAAAAGCAGTTTATATTTTTTCAAAAGAAAATAGAGGATTACTTTTGTTTAGCTTTGACAACTTCAACAAAACCACAAGTTTTAGAGTATACAAAAGGAAGTTTTTATAAAGCACATAGTGATGATTCAAATATGATATTAAAAGATAATAAGCTTGTTGGATTTACAACAGTTGCACATCAAAGAAGAGTTACAACAGTACTTTTTTTAAGTGATGATTACACTGGAGGAGAGCTTGTTTTTAACTATTTGTATGATGAAAATAAACAAGTAGTAAAACTTAGAGTAAATAGTGGTGATATGGTAGTGTTTTTAAGTAATCCTGTATTTACTCATGAAGTTTTAGAAGTAACAAGTGGAAATCGCTTCACACTTGTTCAATGGCATGATGCTATTATAAATTAGGATAGAAAAACTCTATCCTAAAAATTCAATAATATCAACAGCAGCAGTAGCACCATCACCAGCAGCACAAACCACTTGTTTAGCAGCATCAATTCTAACATCACCAGCAG
The window above is part of the Malaciobacter marinus genome. Proteins encoded here:
- a CDS encoding prolyl hydroxylase family protein, giving the protein MYQISNKIYCPKDIMQLELPTKLLPNPYYEYPFLVIKDFFSKENLEQLNEILRVDDDVEQAKVRKKDINIINRKIDKSIRETKIHKLPKEYINLYKKQFIFFQKKIEDYFCLALTTSTKPQVLEYTKGSFYKAHSDDSNMILKDNKLVGFTTVAHQRRVTTVLFLSDDYTGGELVFNYLYDENKQVVKLRVNSGDMVVFLSNPVFTHEVLEVTSGNRFTLVQWHDAIIN